The proteins below come from a single Oxyura jamaicensis isolate SHBP4307 breed ruddy duck chromosome 1, BPBGC_Ojam_1.0, whole genome shotgun sequence genomic window:
- the RNF169 gene encoding E3 ubiquitin-protein ligase RNF169 isoform X1, whose translation MSFLLFLFADFVFRAPIKLSKPGELREEYESQLRKMREEKLQEEKASEDPIPRLILDDMEVGKRKMEEPQKKDESVVLKANQECFPERLSDSENEEPFQGKQTHRSAFVSKTSAYSFAFLSGNLTSKVERSRSCTDTIQERSKSRQRSAPASKTKVPPVTSASTPLLGVLSSTQNNRCLSAPDLTAEKRPVLNAASSLPALHKPERSISPESNDSISEELNHFKPIVCSPCTPPKRLPDGRVLSPLIIKSTPRNLSRSLQKPTTYEASPRILKKWEQIFQERQVKKTLSNKATLTSLASEPGEDAVGPDVTNPGHREQPQDEQLPPDAPGPRPELDFFPSISETTPGRGSEKTRASQALPTDESAAERSAVTSLHPRLPEAPDPKTNALVDKSCLPLGPKVLSRRIIGVSAALPDSSALGVPVKASGKKQLKYLNSNELIHVQNSTCNSFEGIIGEQPPALRRGRKRRCKTKHLEHNGTVKRLRHAAGDAGLAPEERLVREVEQKLQQEEEDRRLALHLQRIFDSENRTVERRKVRVDRYLLRSKSTLGAK comes from the exons atgtccttccttctttttctctttgcagactTCGTATTCCGAGCGCCCATTAAGCTGAGCAAACCAGGGGAACTTCGGGAAGAATATGAAAGCCAGCTGAGGAAG atgagagaagaaaaactacaagaagaaaaagcttccGAGGACCCGATTCCCAGGCTCATTCTGGATGACATGGAAGTAGGAAAACGAAAAATGGAAGAGCCGCAGAAAAAAGACGAATCTGTAGTGCTCAAAGCGAACCAGGAGTGT TTTCCCGAACGCCTCTCGGATTCGGAGAACGAAGAACCATTCCAGGGCAAGCAAACGCATCGGTCAGCTTTCGTTTCCAAGACCAGTGCCTACTCCTTTGCCTTCCTTTCAGG GAACCTCACCTCCAAGGTGGAGAGGAGTCGGAGCTGCACTGACACCATCCAGGAGAGATCAAAGAGCAGGCAGAGATCAGCCCCAGCCAGCAAAACAAAG GTCCCCCCCGTCACCAGCGCCTCGACGCCTCTGCTGGGCGTTCTGTCGTCCACCCAGAACAACCGCTGCCTCTCCGCCCCCGACCTGACGGCGGAGAAGCGCCCGGTGCTCAACGCCGCGTCCTCCCTCCCGGCCCTGCACAAGCCGGAGCGCTCCATCAGCCCCGAGAGCAACGACAGCATCTCGGAGGAGCTCAACCACTTCAAGCCCATCGTCTGCTCCCCCTGCACGCCTCCCAAAAGGCTTCCGGACGGCCGGGTCCTCAGCCCTCTCATTATCAAGTCCACCCCGAGGAACCTCAGCCGGAGCCTGCAGAAGCCAACCACCTACGAGGCCAGTCCCAGGATACTGAAAAAGTGGGAGCAGATATTCCAGGAGCGCCAGGTGAAAAAGACTCTCTCCAATAAAGCGACCCTTACGTCCTTGGCTTCGGAGCCCGGGGAGGACGCCGTGGGTCCCGACGTCACCAACCCCGGCCACCGAGAGCAGCCACAGGATGAGCAGCTCCCCCCTGATGCGCCAGGTCCTCGCCCCGAGCTGGATTTCTTCCCTTCTATCAGTGAAACAACGCCGGGAAGAGGGAGCGAGAAAACCAGAGCTTCCCAGGCCTTACCGACGGACGAGAGCGCCGCCGAGCGATCCGCCGTCACCTCCTTACACCCGCGGCTGCCCGAAGCCCCGGACCCCAAAACGAACGCGTTGGTGGACAAATCCTGCCTGCCTCTCGGCCCCAAAGTGCTGAGCAGGAGGATCATAGGGGTGAGCGCGGCGCTGCCGGACAGCAGCGCCCTGGGCGTCCCCGTCAAGGCGTCGGGGAAGAAGCAGCTGAAATACCTGAACAGCAACGAGCTGATCCACGTGCAGAACAGCACCTGCAACTCCTTCGAGGGCATCATCGGCGAGCAGCCGCCGGCGCTGCGCCGGGGGAGGAAGAGGCGCTGCAAAACGAAGCACTTGGAGCACAACGGCACCGTCAAGAGACTGAGGCACGCGGCGGGGGACGCCGGCTTGGCCCCAGAGGAGCGGCTGGTGCGGGAGGTGGAGCAGAAGctccagcaggaggaggaggacaggaggCTGGCCCTGCACCTGCAGAGGATTTTTGACAGCGAGAACAGGACGGTGGAGAGGAGGAAAGTCCGAGTGGACCGGTACCTGCTGCGCTCCAAGAGCACGCTGGGCGCCAAGTAG